In one Anomalospiza imberbis isolate Cuckoo-Finch-1a 21T00152 unplaced genomic scaffold, ASM3175350v1 scaffold_267, whole genome shotgun sequence genomic region, the following are encoded:
- the LOC137466542 gene encoding olfactory receptor 14I1-like, translating to MSNSSSISHFLLLALADTRQLQLLHFCLLLGISLAALLGNGLIISAVACGHHLHTPMFFFLLNLALSDLGSICTTVPKAMHNSLWDTSTISYTGCAAQLFFFVFFISAELALLTVMCYDRYVSICKPLHYGTLLGSRACAHMAAAAWASAFLNALLHTANTFSLPLCHGNALGQFFCEIPHILKLSCSKSHHRKFGLVAVSVCLAFGCFVFMVFSYVQIFRAVLRIPSEQGRHKAFSTCLPHLAVLSLFISTGAFSYLKPPSISSPSLDLSVSVLYSVVPPALNPLIYSLRNQELKAAVWRLMTGCFQEH from the coding sequence atgtccaacagcagctccatcagccacttcctcctgctggcactggcagacacgcggcagctgcagctcctgcacttctgcctcttgctgggcatctccctggctgccctcctgggcaacggcctcatcatcagcgccgtagcctgcggccaccacctgcacacgcccatgttcttcttcctgctcaacctggccctcagcgacctgggctccatctgcaccactgtccccaaagccatgcacaattccctctgggataccagcaccatctcctacacaggatgtgctgctcagctctttttctttgtgttcttcatctcagcagagcttgCCCTCCTGACCgtcatgtgctacgaccgctacgtgtccatctgcaaacccctgcactacgggaccctcctgggcagcagagcttgtgcccacatggcagcagctgcctgggccagtgcctttctcaatgcactgctgcacacggccaatacattttccctgcccctgtgccatggcaatgccctgggccagttcttctgtgaaatcccacacatcctcaagctctcctgctccaaatcccaccaCAGGAAATTTGGGCTCGTTGCAGTTAGTGTCTGTTTggcatttggttgttttgtgttcatggttttctcctatgtgcagatcttcagggccgtgctgaggatcccctctgagcagggacggcacaaagccttttccacctgcctccctcacctggctgtgctCTCCCTGTTTATCAGCACTGGGGCATTttcctacctgaagcccccctccatctcctcgccatccctggatctgtcagtgtctgttctgtactcagtggtgcctccagccctgaaccccctcatctacagcctgaggaaccaggagctcaaggctgcagtgtggagactgatgactggatgctttcaggaacattaa